From Virgibacillus ihumii, the proteins below share one genomic window:
- a CDS encoding ABC transporter permease, producing MRFTKKTLNIVIAIIIVLAAWQSVIWLTDIEEALLPDPLMVGEAMISLFADGTLFAHLKVSLMRFFSGYLSAAVAAILLGLLLGRVQRLWDIADPIVQVLRPIAPVAWTPFIVLWFGIGSAPAIVIIFIAAFFPILLSTITGVKKVDTNYLKLAQNMEIKQPHLMTKIIFPAAYPSIASGLHIGIGTAWIFLVSGEMVGAQSGLGYLIIDARNLLRLDLVLAGIILIGICGLLLDKGIRLLERLIEKRWGMTVSE from the coding sequence ATGCGATTTACAAAGAAAACATTAAATATAGTGATTGCAATTATTATTGTGTTAGCTGCTTGGCAATCTGTAATTTGGCTGACCGATATTGAAGAGGCACTTTTGCCGGATCCACTTATGGTTGGGGAAGCAATGATCTCCTTATTTGCCGATGGAACATTATTCGCTCATTTAAAAGTAAGTTTGATGAGATTTTTTTCAGGCTATTTATCCGCTGCGGTTGCAGCCATTTTGCTCGGTCTTCTGTTGGGAAGAGTTCAACGATTATGGGATATTGCGGATCCGATTGTGCAGGTTCTAAGACCTATCGCACCGGTAGCCTGGACGCCATTCATTGTTTTATGGTTTGGCATTGGAAGCGCACCGGCGATTGTGATTATTTTTATTGCAGCTTTTTTTCCGATATTACTTTCCACGATAACAGGTGTGAAAAAAGTGGATACCAATTATCTCAAGTTAGCTCAAAACATGGAAATCAAACAGCCGCATCTGATGACAAAAATTATTTTTCCAGCTGCCTATCCTTCTATTGCAAGCGGGCTTCATATTGGCATTGGTACAGCATGGATATTCCTTGTATCCGGTGAAATGGTTGGCGCACAGTCAGGATTAGGGTATTTGATTATTGATGCCAGAAATTTATTGAGATTGGATCTTGTTTTAGCGGGAATTATTTTGATCGGGATTTGCGGTCTGTTACTGGATAAGGGTATTCGATTATTGGAAAGGTTGATCGAAAAAAGATGGGGGATGACAGTCAGCGAGTAA
- a CDS encoding winged helix-turn-helix transcriptional regulator, whose translation MKATYDLPCNIAQTLNIIGDRWTLLVVHEILIGNTTFNEIKNNLEGISSNLLSDRLKYLESCGLIATSLYSHHPPRYQYTLTESGRDLEDVFNAIILWGRSHLEKCYKKLIHQKCNHEVNITYYCPHCKENVDDVSVAEVDI comes from the coding sequence GTGAAAGCAACCTATGATTTGCCATGTAATATTGCTCAAACGCTCAATATTATTGGAGACCGCTGGACATTACTTGTCGTGCATGAAATTTTGATTGGCAACACGACATTTAATGAAATCAAAAATAACTTGGAAGGTATTTCCTCTAATTTACTGTCTGACCGATTAAAGTATTTAGAAAGTTGCGGGTTAATTGCAACATCACTATACTCTCATCATCCACCCCGTTACCAATATACACTGACAGAAAGCGGAAGAGACCTGGAAGATGTCTTCAATGCCATCATTCTTTGGGGAAGAAGTCATCTGGAAAAATGCTACAAAAAACTCATACATCAAAAGTGCAATCATGAAGTAAACATTACCTACTATTGCCCCCACTGCAAAGAAAACGTTGACGATGTTTCTGTAGCCGAAGTAGACATTTAA
- a CDS encoding DUF4242 domain-containing protein: MSLYLVESNVGETINNKAEFEKKVSTIQESVSKANNNLIEVQVSKDFSRVFLIFEAENSDKLQDALVETGVNVELVKEVRLVGKELDEVKKQADNVNYLVEWNLPESLTMDKYLERKKKNSVHYAEVPEVSFSRTYVCEDMTKCLCFYDAPDEPAVRRAREAVQTPVDSITEIDND, from the coding sequence ATGTCCCTTTATTTAGTGGAGTCAAATGTAGGAGAAACAATTAATAACAAAGCAGAGTTTGAGAAAAAGGTTTCGACTATTCAGGAGAGTGTAAGTAAAGCGAATAATAATCTCATCGAAGTTCAGGTTTCGAAAGACTTTAGCAGAGTATTTTTAATTTTTGAAGCAGAGAATAGTGATAAACTGCAAGATGCTTTGGTTGAAACAGGGGTTAATGTTGAACTGGTAAAAGAAGTAAGATTAGTAGGTAAAGAATTAGACGAAGTGAAAAAACAAGCCGATAATGTAAATTATCTGGTGGAATGGAATTTACCTGAAAGCTTGACAATGGATAAATATTTGGAACGTAAAAAGAAAAACTCTGTACACTATGCAGAGGTACCGGAAGTTTCATTCTCACGAACTTATGTATGTGAAGATATGACAAAATGTCTTTGCTTCTATGATGCACCGGATGAGCCCGCTGTAAGAAGGGCAAGAGAAGCAGTGCAGACCCCAGTTGATTCCATCACTGAAATTGACAATGACTAA
- a CDS encoding acyl-CoA dehydrogenase family protein: MVVKEETGVTRLLDTAIQKNLKPFVRKIDTEAYYAEGYLTGLGEAGLLRSDDVSTSERLERELFVTEKTAQYCMTTAFNLWCHLASLTYLRNSSNDYLKNEILPYLEQGTFLGATGLSNPMKYYAGLEKLHLQAKRTNGGYVLSGTIPSVSNLKDNHWFAVVAALADNQQVMAFVPCNAIGLSLKEKIGYLGVNGSATFACRFTDVFIPDEWMVSDNAEAFCENIRSTFVLYQVPLGLGVTYASIQSMKKSPQKQGGVNTFLSIQPEEIEQEYLFIKDRIATLLDQDKLDWKAVLQIRLDIDKLIIKAVHGDMLHSGGAAYLQKSNPARRLREAYFLINLTPTEKHLEKMLAAL, encoded by the coding sequence ATGGTTGTGAAAGAAGAGACAGGAGTTACAAGGTTGTTAGATACTGCGATTCAAAAGAATTTAAAACCTTTTGTCAGAAAAATTGATACCGAAGCCTATTATGCCGAAGGTTATTTAACGGGGCTAGGTGAAGCAGGTTTGTTGCGTTCTGATGACGTTTCAACCAGTGAACGATTAGAGAGGGAATTATTTGTTACTGAAAAAACAGCGCAATATTGTATGACCACTGCATTTAATTTATGGTGTCATCTTGCTTCATTAACCTATTTGAGAAACAGTTCAAATGATTATTTAAAGAATGAAATACTGCCATATCTTGAGCAAGGCACCTTTTTGGGAGCCACAGGGTTATCCAATCCAATGAAGTACTATGCCGGATTGGAAAAGCTGCATTTACAGGCGAAACGTACGAATGGCGGGTACGTGTTATCGGGAACTATCCCTTCTGTTTCAAATTTGAAAGATAATCATTGGTTTGCAGTAGTGGCTGCCTTAGCTGACAACCAGCAGGTGATGGCCTTTGTACCCTGTAATGCCATAGGATTATCATTAAAGGAAAAGATTGGTTACTTGGGTGTCAATGGCAGCGCAACATTTGCGTGCAGATTTACTGATGTATTTATCCCTGATGAATGGATGGTCAGTGATAATGCTGAAGCGTTTTGTGAAAACATCAGGTCAACTTTTGTATTATATCAAGTACCACTTGGTCTCGGTGTCACGTATGCTTCCATCCAATCGATGAAGAAATCACCTCAAAAACAAGGTGGGGTTAATACATTTTTATCCATCCAGCCGGAAGAGATAGAGCAGGAATATCTGTTTATAAAGGATAGGATTGCTACACTTCTGGATCAAGATAAATTGGATTGGAAAGCAGTCCTGCAAATCAGGCTGGATATTGACAAACTGATCATTAAGGCGGTACACGGAGATATGCTGCATTCCGGCGGGGCAGCATACTTGCAAAAGAGTAATCCAGCAAGGAGATTAAGAGAAGCCTATTTCCTGATTAATTTAACGCCGACGGAAAAACATTTGGAAAAAATGTTGGCAGCGCTATGA
- a CDS encoding GNAT family N-acetyltransferase, protein MMLSTERLILRPYEDKDMDFLMSMLSDPEMVRFIGNGKIKDEIGAKQFMDWIYSAYEYGSEFGLHVMVLKGEDAPIGHAGLVPQQVEERNEIEIGYWVKRPYWGQGYATEIAAALKNFGLQELAEQRLIALVQPGNVGSQKVAEKIGMKIENQIKLSGQDVFFYTVGESV, encoded by the coding sequence ATGATGCTATCCACTGAAAGATTAATATTGCGACCGTACGAAGATAAAGATATGGACTTTCTCATGTCAATGCTTTCTGATCCTGAAATGGTGCGCTTCATTGGAAATGGAAAGATAAAAGATGAAATCGGGGCAAAACAATTCATGGACTGGATTTACAGTGCATATGAGTATGGTTCGGAATTCGGATTGCATGTAATGGTACTGAAAGGTGAGGATGCTCCTATTGGTCACGCCGGTCTTGTTCCGCAACAGGTTGAAGAAAGAAATGAAATTGAAATCGGCTATTGGGTTAAACGTCCATACTGGGGGCAGGGATATGCTACAGAGATTGCAGCAGCACTTAAGAATTTTGGTTTGCAGGAGCTGGCTGAGCAAAGATTGATTGCACTGGTCCAGCCTGGAAATGTCGGTTCCCAAAAAGTGGCGGAGAAGATCGGAATGAAAATTGAAAATCAGATCAAGCTTTCGGGTCAGGATGTATTTTTTTACACTGTAGGAGAGTCTGTTTAA
- a CDS encoding NUDIX hydrolase — protein sequence MKKGIIRPLAICVFRHNDSILVAEGYDSVKDDYFYRPIGGGIEYGESSADAVVREVMEEIEADIYALNYLGTVENVFTFNGEVGHEIVMVYDASFADKSFYNLETFEGKEDDGSIFKLMWCPINDFQNGKLRLVPKNLLELVGVKA from the coding sequence ATGAAAAAAGGAATAATCCGGCCGTTAGCCATCTGTGTTTTCAGACATAATGATTCGATTCTCGTTGCGGAAGGATATGATTCTGTAAAGGATGATTATTTTTACCGGCCGATTGGAGGCGGAATTGAATATGGAGAATCTAGTGCCGATGCAGTAGTACGGGAAGTTATGGAAGAAATCGAAGCGGATATTTATGCCCTTAACTACCTGGGAACGGTTGAAAATGTCTTCACTTTTAATGGGGAAGTTGGCCATGAAATCGTTATGGTTTATGATGCATCCTTTGCTGATAAGTCGTTTTATAATCTTGAAACCTTTGAGGGAAAAGAGGATGATGGATCCATATTTAAATTGATGTGGTGTCCAATTAATGATTTTCAAAATGGCAAGTTACGGCTTGTCCCGAAAAATCTTTTGGAGTTGGTGGGCGTAAAAGCATGA
- a CDS encoding TIGR04104 family putative zinc finger protein: MILQKCVGCDYHFKWRTLYKGLMIGYKPIQCHRCGTKHKVTFSTRLRVACLTTVPLILLAYFMVPEVFIMSVPFSLISISLVITAIFLTLLTPLVARYNSCDS; this comes from the coding sequence ATGATATTGCAAAAGTGTGTGGGTTGTGATTATCACTTTAAATGGCGAACCTTATATAAAGGGTTGATGATCGGATATAAACCAATACAATGCCATAGATGTGGAACAAAACATAAAGTAACTTTTTCAACAAGATTGCGAGTTGCATGTTTAACTACAGTCCCGCTAATATTGCTTGCGTATTTTATGGTGCCTGAAGTTTTTATAATGTCTGTACCGTTTTCGCTGATTTCTATTTCATTAGTCATAACAGCTATATTTCTGACCTTACTTACCCCATTGGTTGCCAGGTATAATTCCTGCGATAGCTAA
- a CDS encoding winged helix-turn-helix transcriptional regulator has translation MQTCPYIEASFQILGKKWNGQIIHYLSLCENHTAHFSDMKRDLNGITPRALSLKLSELATEGLVKKLVESGTSVIISYELTEKGSALANSLKPIQEWAQKYMNVEIPTESGEK, from the coding sequence ATGCAAACATGCCCTTATATTGAAGCATCTTTTCAAATTCTAGGGAAAAAATGGAATGGCCAAATCATTCATTATCTATCTTTATGTGAAAATCATACTGCACATTTTTCCGATATGAAACGGGATTTGAATGGAATTACGCCAAGAGCACTTTCTTTGAAGCTTTCTGAACTTGCAACTGAAGGATTGGTTAAAAAACTTGTTGAAAGCGGAACATCTGTAATTATTTCGTATGAATTAACAGAAAAAGGTAGTGCGCTGGCCAATAGTCTTAAACCTATTCAGGAGTGGGCGCAAAAATACATGAATGTCGAAATACCAACGGAAAGCGGGGAAAAATAA
- a CDS encoding DsbA family protein, with protein MANNNNMMCDAETGVCGVSGEDGLQTIDFNKPKKTIDLYYVTDPICSHCWALEPVLRRFTEQYGDYFSVKIVMGGLLEKWGDGPVDPANGINGPADVAGHWREVGEQTRMPIDGTLWYDNPVQSSFPPSRVFKVIQQQDEELAGVFLRRSREAVFAFNQNIADKAVLVEIVNKLGLDGEKIVGEAESSKAHQLLNEDFALAGSLGARGFPSIIMVNEENKGVKIVGGRPLEYYVSGLKQVLDTVEIEAKAQPALPGLLEQEELLFSKEIEVMYDVEQADIDAFVQKELSSADYQTREILGETYIVKHKGV; from the coding sequence ATGGCAAATAACAATAATATGATGTGTGATGCGGAAACAGGCGTATGCGGTGTATCGGGGGAAGATGGACTGCAAACAATTGATTTCAACAAACCAAAGAAAACGATTGACCTTTATTATGTGACAGACCCGATTTGCTCGCATTGCTGGGCACTGGAACCGGTACTTCGCCGTTTTACAGAGCAATATGGCGATTATTTTAGCGTAAAAATTGTTATGGGTGGTTTGCTGGAAAAGTGGGGTGACGGACCGGTTGACCCTGCAAATGGTATTAATGGTCCAGCGGATGTTGCCGGACACTGGAGAGAAGTCGGGGAACAGACACGGATGCCGATTGACGGAACACTCTGGTATGACAACCCTGTTCAGTCATCATTCCCTCCTTCCCGTGTATTTAAAGTAATTCAACAACAGGATGAAGAATTAGCTGGTGTATTTTTACGACGCTCCAGAGAAGCGGTTTTTGCATTTAATCAAAACATTGCAGATAAAGCTGTTTTGGTGGAAATTGTCAATAAACTTGGACTGGATGGCGAAAAAATTGTAGGAGAAGCAGAATCATCCAAGGCACATCAATTGTTAAATGAGGATTTTGCACTTGCCGGAAGTCTTGGTGCCAGAGGATTCCCAAGTATCATTATGGTGAATGAGGAAAATAAAGGCGTCAAAATTGTTGGCGGCCGTCCGCTCGAATACTATGTTTCCGGATTGAAGCAGGTATTGGATACGGTGGAGATCGAGGCAAAAGCCCAACCGGCACTTCCCGGCTTGCTTGAACAAGAGGAACTTCTTTTTTCCAAAGAAATAGAGGTAATGTATGATGTTGAACAAGCGGATATTGATGCATTTGTGCAAAAAGAACTGTCTTCAGCTGATTATCAAACCAGGGAAATTCTTGGTGAAACCTATATTGTAAAGCATAAAGGAGTATAA
- a CDS encoding ABC transporter permease produces the protein MTVVKIFKQPLVLIGTLFILTILCISISYSLFVGPPDPLETTLVYNDNGKLISKHPLPPSEKYPMGTDRDGVSMLYKIIQGAKYTIGFALVVAVCRMVLAILASITFATFLKKLRPSFKSLFDSFTYAPAALVVFVIVSPVIMIYSWAFTDTEKIIFTLASLTFIALPALALTISEEITEIEKYEFITCARSLGSSRLQLLLRHVKPFLSSRLFILFAQQIVQVFLLLAHLGILGLFVGGTNLIVEDTSLEIGNQSEMVSSSASYEWSGLIAAAHDVITIYPWMIYFPVIALTLTILAMVFIVEGLKNVLLKQKPSSIDRKKEKQATVQISPIKTESFKFLHDNRKVM, from the coding sequence ATGACAGTGGTGAAAATATTTAAACAACCCCTGGTTCTTATCGGGACGCTGTTTATTCTAACGATACTCTGTATAAGCATTTCTTACAGCTTGTTTGTCGGACCGCCTGATCCACTTGAAACCACATTAGTATACAATGATAACGGAAAACTCATCAGCAAGCATCCGCTACCTCCATCTGAAAAATATCCGATGGGCACAGATCGGGATGGTGTCAGTATGTTGTATAAAATCATTCAAGGAGCGAAATATACCATTGGTTTTGCATTAGTTGTAGCTGTGTGCAGAATGGTATTGGCTATCCTGGCAAGCATTACGTTTGCTACGTTTCTGAAAAAATTACGACCGTCATTTAAAAGCTTGTTTGATTCATTTACATACGCCCCCGCTGCTCTTGTTGTATTTGTTATCGTCTCACCGGTAATTATGATCTACAGCTGGGCATTTACCGATACTGAGAAAATAATTTTCACATTAGCATCGCTGACATTCATCGCGTTACCTGCACTGGCTCTGACCATTAGTGAAGAAATAACGGAAATCGAAAAATATGAATTTATTACATGTGCCCGTTCTTTGGGAAGCAGCCGACTCCAATTATTATTGCGCCATGTAAAACCTTTTCTTTCATCACGATTGTTTATTTTATTTGCGCAACAAATTGTACAGGTGTTTTTGTTGCTGGCCCACCTTGGTATTTTGGGACTGTTCGTTGGAGGAACAAACCTCATAGTAGAGGACACTAGTTTAGAAATCGGAAATCAGTCCGAAATGGTCAGTTCATCCGCTTCCTATGAGTGGTCCGGTTTGATCGCAGCGGCACACGATGTTATTACGATTTACCCATGGATGATTTATTTTCCCGTTATTGCACTGACACTAACAATTCTGGCAATGGTTTTTATTGTCGAAGGACTGAAAAACGTTTTGCTTAAGCAGAAGCCTTCCTCTATAGACCGGAAGAAAGAAAAGCAAGCGACTGTTCAGATTAGTCCTATCAAAACGGAATCATTTAAGTTTTTGCATGATAACAGGAAAGTGATGTGA
- a CDS encoding ABC transporter permease subunit yields the protein MKTTYQFCLTTIGILMLGSLPYLLFDEMESMRSVLKLMESGVLKSASFLGHDIGFHPENYVTHIVGTISGLFHFTEINYYYNADFLPLFPAFFYKFLYSMTIFLCALFAGLLIAVLFTFLILMMPDWLKKPVNFVLFVIESIPDLFIILILQTTIIWLYIRTDIMLFDIFSSHEDPAYILPILCLAILPAIFLIKHLVQLFEEESDKLYVEFARGKGLRKSWILLVHILRNTLIILFYQFKTIFWFALSNLLMLEIIFNMKGFMNFMWSFAPTTPFILTIGLLMIFIPFYFVLGFGKLLLRKGGLVHDSGENI from the coding sequence ATGAAAACAACATACCAATTTTGTCTAACTACAATTGGAATATTAATGCTGGGATCGCTCCCATACCTGCTTTTCGATGAAATGGAATCCATGCGGTCCGTTCTGAAATTAATGGAATCCGGCGTATTGAAAAGTGCCTCTTTTCTTGGCCATGATATTGGTTTTCATCCAGAAAACTATGTAACACATATAGTTGGTACCATTTCGGGCTTATTTCATTTTACGGAAATCAACTATTACTATAATGCTGATTTCCTGCCTCTCTTCCCTGCTTTCTTTTATAAGTTTTTATACTCGATGACCATCTTTTTGTGCGCACTTTTTGCCGGATTACTTATTGCTGTTTTATTCACCTTTCTTATTTTAATGATGCCAGATTGGTTAAAAAAACCAGTTAACTTTGTGTTGTTCGTCATTGAGTCGATACCCGATCTTTTTATTATTCTCATTCTGCAAACCACTATTATTTGGCTGTACATAAGAACAGATATAATGCTTTTCGATATTTTTTCATCCCATGAAGATCCTGCTTATATTTTGCCAATATTATGTCTGGCAATTTTACCAGCAATTTTTCTAATTAAACACCTAGTCCAGCTGTTTGAAGAAGAATCGGACAAGCTTTATGTCGAATTTGCAAGAGGAAAGGGACTAAGAAAAAGTTGGATTTTACTTGTACATATTTTACGAAATACCTTGATCATTTTGTTTTACCAATTCAAGACCATTTTCTGGTTTGCACTTTCAAATCTGCTCATGCTTGAAATCATCTTCAATATGAAAGGTTTCATGAATTTCATGTGGTCCTTTGCGCCAACAACACCGTTTATCCTGACGATCGGTTTATTAATGATATTCATACCTTTCTATTTTGTCTTAGGGTTTGGAAAACTGCTTTTGAGGAAGGGAGGGCTGGTTCATGACAGTGGTGAAAATATTTAA
- a CDS encoding MFS transporter yields the protein MNKRVYFLMIVAFVVGMVELIIGGLLDLMAKDLGVSLGQVGFLITIFSLIFAVGAPILLILTSNIERKRLTLISLVIFLLGNIVTVFSPTYTVVFIGRVISALSGSLLIILCLTIAPSIVHPKYRGRAIGIVSMGVSASIVLGLPVGLVLGNAFGWRAPFVLIAVLTVLSMAGVFFLMERIEPKPSSPIGEQLATLKNRRIFFGQVITFLFIAGHTVLYAYLTPFVKTTMGIDGTWVSIIYMIFGIAAVSGGAVGGTLSDTIGPKRTIMLTIVVFTMVMFAIPYTTFALTAFLLILVIWGMLSWTLAPATMSYLISLSPKTSDIQQSLNNSALHLGIAFGSLIGGVVIEQVSVEQNATVGGFFVILSIGAALISMYRRQDSRNVEKQ from the coding sequence ATGAATAAACGTGTTTACTTTTTAATGATTGTTGCATTTGTAGTGGGAATGGTTGAATTAATAATTGGAGGGTTATTGGACCTGATGGCAAAAGACCTTGGTGTCAGTCTCGGCCAGGTAGGTTTTCTGATTACCATTTTCTCACTGATTTTTGCTGTCGGTGCACCGATTCTATTAATTCTCACCTCCAATATCGAACGAAAACGGCTGACATTAATTTCCCTGGTAATCTTTTTACTGGGAAATATTGTAACAGTATTCAGCCCGACATATACTGTTGTGTTTATTGGAAGGGTCATCTCAGCATTAAGTGGATCACTATTGATTATATTGTGTCTAACTATCGCACCATCCATTGTCCACCCGAAATACCGCGGCAGGGCAATCGGCATTGTGTCCATGGGTGTCAGTGCGTCGATAGTGTTGGGCTTACCTGTCGGACTGGTATTGGGAAATGCATTCGGCTGGCGCGCTCCGTTCGTACTGATTGCAGTATTAACAGTCTTATCCATGGCAGGTGTATTCTTTTTAATGGAGCGAATCGAGCCGAAGCCCTCCAGTCCGATTGGAGAACAATTGGCAACGTTGAAAAACCGCAGAATATTTTTTGGACAGGTTATTACATTTCTGTTTATAGCTGGACACACCGTTCTGTATGCTTATTTGACTCCTTTTGTAAAAACAACGATGGGGATAGATGGAACCTGGGTAAGTATTATTTACATGATTTTCGGAATTGCAGCGGTGAGCGGCGGTGCAGTCGGCGGCACGCTTTCTGACACGATAGGGCCGAAACGGACGATTATGTTAACGATAGTTGTGTTTACAATGGTAATGTTCGCTATCCCGTATACCACATTTGCATTAACGGCATTTTTGCTCATTCTCGTCATCTGGGGCATGCTGAGCTGGACACTTGCTCCGGCTACAATGTCCTATTTGATCAGTCTGTCACCGAAAACCTCAGACATACAGCAAAGTCTGAATAACTCGGCCCTGCACCTTGGCATCGCATTCGGATCATTGATTGGCGGCGTGGTTATCGAGCAGGTGTCGGTTGAACAGAATGCAACAGTCGGAGGATTCTTTGTGATTCTATCGATTGGCGCTGCGTTGATTTCGATGTATCGGAGACAGGATTCCAGGAATGTGGAAAAGCAGTAG